The Candidatus Omnitrophota bacterium genomic sequence CGCGCACCGGATATGACTTAATAGCAACTGCCGCTGGCAGCGCTAACACCTTGCCGGTCGTCACATCGAATCGCGCGCCGTGCCGCGGGCATTCGATGGCATCGCCCTCAAGCCAGCCATCGCCGAGCGGTCCATCGTCGTGCGTGCAGGTATCGTCGACCGCGTAGAATCCTGTCTCGGTGTGGCAGACCAAGAGGCGCTTGCCCTGCGCCTGCACCGACTTGA encodes the following:
- a CDS encoding non-heme iron oxygenase ferredoxin subunit; protein product: MADGFVGVAKVGEIPVGQFKSVQAQGKRLLVCHTETGFYAVDDTCTHDDGPLGDGWLEGDAIECPRHGARFDVTTGKVLALPAAVAIKSYPVRVDGDDVKVNASEIVSQ